A region from the Symphalangus syndactylus isolate Jambi chromosome 2, NHGRI_mSymSyn1-v2.1_pri, whole genome shotgun sequence genome encodes:
- the CASP8AP2 gene encoding CASP8-associated protein 2 isoform X2, whose product MAADDDNGDGTSLFDVFSASPLKNNDEGSLDIYAGLDSAVSDSASKSCVPSRNCLDLYEEILTEEGTAKEATYNDLQVEYGKCQLQMKELMKKFKEIQTQNFSLINENQSLKKNISALIKTARVEINRKDEEISNLHQRLSEFPHFRNNHKTARTFDTVKTKDLKSRSPHLDDCSKTDHRAKSDVSKDVHHSTSLPNLEKEGKPHSDKRSTSHLPTSVEKHCTNGVWSRSHYQVGEGSSNEDSRRGRKDIRYSQFNRGTERVRKDLSTGCGDGEPKILEASQRLQGHPEKYGKGESKTESKSSKFKSNSDSDYKGERINSSWEKETPGEGSHSRVDSQSDKKLERQSERSQNINRKEVKSQDKEERKVDQKPKSVVKDQDHWRRAERASLPHSKNEITFSHNSSKYHLEERRGWEDCKRDRSVNSHSFQDGRCPSSLSNSRTHKNIDSKEVDAMHQRENTSLKAERHRTEDKRKRERESKEENRHIRNEKRVPTEHLQKANKETKKTTTDLKKQNEPKTDKGEVLDNGVSEGADNKELATKAECGPNETKNKDLKLSFMKKLNLTLSPAKKQPVSQDNQHKITDVPKSSGVCDSESSVQAKTVAYVPSISEHILGEASVSEHTMGETKSTLLEPKVALLAVTEPRIGISETKMEDENSLLVRSVDNTMHCEVPICGTETSFPSPMEIQQTESLFPSTGMKQTINNGRAAAPVVMDVLQADVSQNFGLELDTKRNDNSDSCGISEGMEMKVALSTTAGETTESILQPSIEEADILPIMLSEDNNPKFEPSVIVTPLVESKSCHLEPCLPKETLDSSLQQTELMDHRMATGETNSVYHDDDNSVLSIDLNHLRPIPEAISPLNSPVRPVAKVLTNESPPHVPVYNNSHKDVLLPNSAHSTSKSQSDLNKENRKPIYKSDKCTEADTCKNSPLDELEEGEIRSDSETSKPQESFEKNSKPRASADVRKSKTIPRRGKSTVCLDKDSRKTHVRIHQTNNKWNKRPDKSSRSSKTEKKDKVMSTSSLEKIVPIIAAPSSEQEIMHMLRMIRKHVRKNYMKFKAKFSLIQFHRIIESAILSFTSLIKHLNLHKISKSVTTLQKNLCDVIESKLKQVKKNGIVDRLFEQQLPDMKKKLWKFVDDQLDYLFAKLKKILVCDSKNFGRDSDEGKLEKTSKQNAQYSNSQKRSVDNSSKELLKEKLSKSEDPVHYKSFVGCKKSEESYQDQNNSSINTVKHDIKKNFNNCFDNIKNSQSEERSLELHCPSTPKSEKNEGSSIEDAQTSQHATLKPERSFEILTEQQASSLTFNLVSDAQMGEIFKSLLQGSDLLDSSVNCTEKSEWELKTPEKQLLETLKCESIPVCTTEELVSGVASPCPKMISDDNWSLLSSEKGPSLSSGLSLPVHPDVLDESCMFEVSTNLPLSKDNVCSVEKSKPCVSSILLEDLAVSLTVPSPLKSDGHLSFLKPDVSSSSTPEEVISAHFSEDALLEEEDASEQDIHLALESDNSSSKSSCSSSWTSRSVAPGFQYHPNLPMHAVIMEKSNDHFIVKIRRATPSTSSGLKQSMMPDESLMSLPRHGKEADEGAEKEYISCQNTVFKSVEELENCNKNVDSKSTHEEQSSMIQTQVPDIYEFLKDASDKMGHSDEVADECFKLHQVWETKLPESIEELPSMEEISHAVGEHLPNTYIDLTKDPVTETKNLGEFIEVTVLNIDQLGCSGGNLNQSAQILDNSLQSDTVGAFIDLTQDASCETKSEGNHPELAVEDLECGVIQVDEDNCKEERAQMANRPLKCIVEEPYIDLTTESPSSCEVKKDELKSEPGSNCDNSELPGTLHNAHKKRRNFSDLNHPHKKQRKETDLTNKEKTKKPTQDSCENTEAHQKKANKKKAPPVNKDPSSLKATPGIKDSSAALATSTSLSAKNVIKKKGEIIILWTRNDDREILLECQKRGPSFKTFAYLAAKLDKNPNQISC is encoded by the exons ATGGCAGCAGATGATGACAATGGTGATGGAACAAGTTTATTTGATGTCTTTTCCG CTTCTCCTCTTAAGAACAATGATGAAGGCTCATTGGACATATACGCTGGGTTGGACAGTGCTGTTTCTG acagcgCTTCCAAATCCTGTGTACCATCAAGAAATTGTTTGGACTTATATGAAGAGATCCTGACTGAAGAAGGAACTGCAAAGGAGGCAACATATAATGAT ttgcaAGTAGAATATGGAAAATGTCAACTACAAATGAAAGAGCTGatgaaaaagtttaaagaaatacaGACACAG AATTTCAGCTTAATAAACGAAAACCAGTCTCTTAAGAAGAATATTTCAGCACTTATCAAAACTGCCAGAGTGGAAATAAACCGCAAGGATGAAGAAATAAGTAATCTTCACCAAAG ATTGTCTGAGTTTCCACATTTTCGAAATAATCATAAAACTGCAAGGACATTTGATACAGTTAAAACAAAAGATCTTAAATCTAGATCTCCACATTTGGATGATTGTTCAAAGACTGATCACAGAGCTAAAAGTGATGTTTCTAAAGATGTACATCATAGCACTTCACTGCCAAAtctggaaaaggaaggaaaaccaCATTCTGATAAAAGGAGTACTTCACATTTACCTACATCTGTCGAGAAACACTGCACTAATGGTGTTTGGTCACGTTCTCATTATCAGGTTGGTGAGGGTAGCTCCAATGAGGAtagtagaagaggaagaaaagatatTAGATATAGCCAGTTTAACAGAGGAACTGAAAGAGTACGAAAAGACTTAAGTACTGGCTGTGGTGATGGTGAACCAAAGATATTGGAGGCTAGTCAAAGGCTACAAGGACATCCCGAGAAATATGGTAAAGGTGAATCAAAGACTGAAAGCAAAAGTTCAAAGTTTAAAAGTAACTCAGATTCTGACTATAAAGGTGAACGCATTAACTCTTCTTGGGAGAAAGAGACCCCTGGAGAAGGGTCACACAGTCGAGTagactctcaaagtgacaaaaaactagaaagacaAAGTGAAAGATCACAAAATATAAATAGGAAAGAAGTTAAATcacaagacaaagaagaaagaaaagttgatCAAAAACCTAAATCAGTAGTAAAGGACCAAGATCACTGGAGAAGAGCTGAACGAGCATCACTTCCTCATTCCAAGaatgaaataacattttctcATAATTCAAGTAAATACCATctagaagagagaagaggatggGAAGATTGTAAAAGAGACAGGAGTGTAAACAGTCATAGTTTTCAAGATGGAAGATGTCCATCTTCTCTTTCAAACAGTAGAACTCACAAAAATATTGACTCTAAGGAAGTTGATGCTATGCACCAGAGGGAAAATACATCTTTAAAAGCAGAAAGACATAGAACTGAAGATAAGAGGAAAAGAGAAcgagaaagcaaagaagaaaataggcatattagaaatgaaaaaagagtaCCTACAGAACATTTGCAGAAGGCTAATAAGGAAACTAAGAAAACCACTACTGatttaaagaaacagaatgagCCAAAGACTGATAAGGGAGAAGTCCTTGATAATGGTGTTTCTGAAGGAGCAGATAATAAAGAGCTTGCAACGAAAGCCGAGTGTGgtccaaatgaaacaaaaaacaaagacctAAAATTGAGTTTTATGAAAAAATTGAACTTAACTCTTTCTCCTGCTAAAAAGCAGCCTGTTTCTCAGGATAATCAGCATAAAATAACTGATGTTCCCAAGTCCAGTGGTGTATGTGATTCAGAGTCTTCAGTGCAAGCTAAAACAGTGGCATATGTTCCCTCCATCAGTGAACATATCTTGGGGGAAGCCTCTGTCAGTGAACATACCATGGGGGAAACCAAGTCAACGTTATTGGAACCAAAGGTTGCTCTTCTAGCAGTGACTGAACCCAGGATCGGTATCTCAGAAACCAAAATGGAAGATGAAAATAGTTTGTTAGTTAGATCTGTTGACAATACTATGCATTGTGAAGTGCCCATTTGTGGTACAGAGACTTCCTTCCCATCTCCTATGGAAATACAACAGACAGAATCCTTGTTTCCATCAACAGGAATGAAACAAACCATTAATAATGGAAGGGCAGCAGCTCCTGTGGTAATGGATGTATTACAAGCAGATGTGTCTCAAAACTTTGGCTTGGAATTGGATACCAAAAGAAATGATAATTCAGATTCTTGTGGTATTTCTGAAGGTATGGAAATGAAGGTGGCACTTTCAACAACAGCGGGTGAAACCACTGAAAGCATTTTGCAGCCTTCAATTGAAGAAGCTGATATTTTGCCAATAATGCTTTCAGAAGATAATAACCCAAAATTTGAGCCTTCTGTTATAGTTACACCACTGGTTGAGAGTAAGTCGTGTCATTTGGAGCCTTGCTTACCTAAAGAGACTCTAGATTCTTCACTTCAGCAGACAGAGTTAATGGACCACAGAATGGCAACTGGTGAAACAAACTCAGTATATCATGATGATGATAACTCAGTTTTGAGCATTGACCTTAATCACCTGAGACCTATTCCAGAAGCCATCAGTCCTCTGAATAGTCCAGTGAGACCTGTAGCAAAAGTTCTTACAAATGAAAGCCCACCTCATGTTCCAGTGTATAATAACAGTCATAAAG ATGTGCTTTTACCAAATTCAGCTCATTCTACCTCTAAGAGTCAGTCTGATCTCAATAAGGAAAATCGAAAGCCAATTTACAAATCTGACAAATGTACAGAAGCAGACACATGTAAGAATTCACCATTAGATGAATTAGAAGAAGGAGAAATTAGAAGTGATAGTGAAACATCTAAACCACaagaaagttttgaaaaaaattccaagCCTAGAGCGTCAGCGGATGTGCGGAAGTCAAAGACTATCCCACGACGTGGGAAAAGTACTGTGTGTTTAGATAAAGACAGTAGGAAAACACATGTAAGGATCCATCAGACCAATAACAAATGGAATAAAAGACCTGATAAATCTAGCAGATCttcaaaaacagagaagaaagataAAGTGATGAGCACTTCCAGCTTGGAAAAAATAGTTCCAATTATTGCTGCACCCTCTTCTGAACAAGAGATCATGCACATGTTACGAATGATAAGAAAACATGTAagaaaaaattacatgaaattcaaggCAAAATTTTCATTAATccaatttcacagaattattgagTCAGCAATTTTGAGTTTTACATCTCTAATTAAACATCTCAACTTACACAAAATCTCTAAGTCAGTGACTACCTTACAGAAGAATCTCTGTGATGTTATAGAGTCTAAACTTAAGCAAGTTAAAAAGAATGGCATAGTTGATCGTTTATTTGAACAGCAGCTAccagatatgaaaaaaaaattgtggaagtTTGTAGATGACCAACTTGATTATTTGTTTGCAAAGCTTAAGAAAATCTTAGTATGTGATTCCAAAAACTTTGGAAGAGATAGTGATGAAGGCAAACTTGAAAAAACAAGTAAACAGAATGCACAGTATTCAAATAGTCAGAAACGGAGTGTGGACAACTCCAGCAAAGAAttgctgaaagaaaaattatcaaaatcagaAGACCCTGTTCATTATAAGTCTTTTGTGGGATGTAAAAAATCTGAGGAAAGTTATCAAGACCAAAATAACTCCAGTATTAACACTGTAAagcatgacattaaaaaaaattttaacaattgctttgataatataaagaactctcaatcCGAAGAGCGCTCCTTGGAACTACACTGTCCAAGCAccccaaagtcagaaaaaaacgaAGGAAGCAGCATAGAGGATGCACAGACATCCCAGCATGCAACTTTGAAGCCAGAACGAAGTTTCGAGATTCTTACCGAACAGCAAGCATCGAGCCTTACTTTTAATTTAGTGAGTGATGCACAAATgggtgaaatatttaaaagtttgttGCAAGGTTCTGATCTTTTAGACAGCAGTGTTAACTGTACTGAAAAAAGTGAGTGGGAGTTAAAGACTCCAGAGAAGCAGCTGCTAGAGACTCTTAAGTGCGAGTCTATACCAGTTTGTACAACAGAAGAGCTAGTTTCAGGGGTGGCTTCTCCATGTCCTAAAATGATTAGTGATGATAATTGGTCATTATTATCATCTGAAAAAGGTCCATCTCTGTCTTCAGGGCTTTCATTGCCGGTTCATCCTGATGTGTTGGATGAAAGTTGTATGTTTGAAGTGTCTACTAACCTACCTTTAAGTAAAGATAATGTGTGTAGTGTAGAAAAGAGCAAGCCCTGCGTTTCTTCCATACTTCTTGAAGATCTAGCAGTCTCTTTAACAGTACCATCGCCTCTGAAGTCAGACGGTCATCTCAGTTTTTTAAAGCCTGATGTGTCGTCCAGTTCAACTCCTGAAGAAGTTATTAGTGCTCATTTTAGTGAAGATGCCTTACTTGAGGAAGAGGATGCATCTGAGCAAGATATTCATTTAGCTCTGGAGTCTGATAATTCAAGCAGTAAATCAAGTTGTTCTTCTTCCTGGACTAGCCGATCTGTTGCTCCAGGCTTTCAGTACCACCCTAATCTACCTATGCATGCCGTCATAATGGAAAAGTCCAATGATCATTTCATTGTGAAAATACGACGTGCAACACCATCTACCTCTTCTGGTCTTAAACAGAGTATGATGCCTGATGAATCATTGATGTCTTTGCCCAGACATGGAAAGGAAGCTGATGAAGGAGCAGAGAAAGAATATATTTCATGTCAGAACACAGTTTTTAAATCTGTGGAGGAATTGGAAAATTGCAACAAAAATGTTGATAGCAAGTCAACTCATGAAGAACAGAGCTCTATGATACAAACACAGGTTCCTGATATATATGAATTTCTTAAAGATGCTTCAGATAAGATGGGTCATAGTGATGAAGTGGCTGATGAATGTTTCAAATTGCATCAAGTATGGGAAACAAAACTGCCTGAAAGCATTGAAGAATTGCCTTCAATGGAAGAAATCTCACACGCTGTCGGGGAACATCTTCCAAACACATACATAGATCTAACGAAAGATCCAGTCACTGAAACCAAAAACTTGGGGGAATTCATAGAAGTAACAGTTTTAAATATTGATCAGTTAGGATGTTCTGGAGGCAATTTAAATCAAAGTGCTCAAATATTAGACAATTCTTTGCAGTCTGATACTGTAGGTGCTTTTATTGATTTGACACAAGATGCTTCATGTGAGACTAAAAGTGAAGGTAATCATCCTGAATTAGCTGTGGAAGACTTGGAATGTGGGGTGATACAGGTAGATGAAGATAATTGTAAGGAAGAAAGggcacaaatggcaaacaggcctTTAAAATGCATTGTTGAGGAACCCTATATCGACTTGACCACAGAATCTCCCAGTTCATGTGAAGtaaaaaaagatgaattaaaaTCAGAGCCAGGATCAAATTGTGATAACTCGGAGTTGCCTGGGACTTTGCATAATGCtcacaaaaagagaagaaacttttCTGATCTAAATCATCctcataaaaaacaaagaaaggaaacagaCTTAACTAATAAGGAAAAGACCAAGAAACCTACCCAAGATTCTTGTGAGAATACTGAAGCTCACCAAAAGAAAGCTAATAAGAAGAAGGCCCCTCCTGTGAATAAAGATCCCTCATCATTAAAGGCAACCCCAGGGATTAAGGATTCATCAGCAGCACTTGCCACTTCTACAAGCCTTTCtgcaaaaaatgttattaaaaagaagggagaaattaTCATTCTATGGACAAG AAATGATGACCGGGAAATTTTATTGGAGTGTCAGAAAAGAGGGCcatcatttaaaacatttgcatATTTAGCTGCCAAGTTGGATAAAAATCCAAATCAG